TCCCAGAAAAATGCTGTCGGATTTGGCGATTTGGGAACCGCGCTCTTTTGAGGTCTTGGTGAATATTTCACGGGAACGTGCCGCTGTGGAGGGATTGCCAGATATTAAGCGCAGATCAGCTTTCAATCAGGTCTATGGTCTGAGCAATCTGAAGCTCGATTAATTTAAgctttatacaaataaaatattgtaaaatatatttttttcatatacatatagtaagCGAAGATTCCAAGATTTATTTTGTGGGtcatgcaaacaaaaacattgcatTAAACGTTTATTTGTTAGGGTTACGtactaattgaaatgaaacatGGTTTATTCTAGTTTAGCCAAGATATCTGACTCGCGGAAAAGGAACAGCTCCTTTTTCTCATCCAATTGGACCTTGGTGCCCCCAAATTCGGGCAGCAGAACGCGGTCACCCTCCTTAACGCCAATTGGAACATGGTTGCCATTGGTctaaagcaaaaaattaagATGTAGATAATGTTGCAATTATCAtgttaattatgaaatatactCACAGCATTGCGGGCACCGGGTCCAACGGCCACAACAGTACCTTCCAGCACTTTTCCCACAGATTTCTCGGGCAAGACAATGCCGCCTTTGGTTGTGGTTAGAGCTTCTGCGCGTTGCACCAGAATGCGATCCAACATGGGGATGATTCTCTTAATAGCAGCAGCCTGCAAACATATAATTGAAGAAACAtcatttaatcaat
This is a stretch of genomic DNA from Drosophila albomicans strain 15112-1751.03 chromosome 3, ASM965048v2, whole genome shotgun sequence. It encodes these proteins:
- the LOC117568033 gene encoding 10 kDa heat shock protein, mitochondrial yields the protein MAAAIKRIIPMLDRILVQRAEALTTTKGGIVLPEKSVGKVLEGTVVAVGPGARNATNGNHVPIGVKEGDRVLLPEFGGTKVQLDEKKELFLFRESDILAKLE